The genomic stretch CGGCCGACATCGCGGCGAGCAGCCTGCGGCACTGGTCGGGCATCGCCGCGATCGACCGATAGGCGGTGTGAACGACGATGTCGGTGCCGGCGACCGCGGCGCGTAGCTGATCGGGATTGTCGAGATCGCAGGGGTAACTTTGCACTTGCGCCGTGGCCGCGGCCGCCGGCTTGACCTGCCGGACACCGGCGCGAAGGCGCGCGCCGTCGCGGGCTAACGGCTCGAGCAGGCTCGAGCCGATGAAGCCGGTGGCGCCGGTGACGAGAATGTCGATGTTGCGCGCATCGGACATGCGAACGGCTTCAACTGTGGCTGGCACGGCGCGCCGGCCACACCGCGATCATCCGGGCCAGATCGTCGCGCGCGAAGACGAACAGCAGCACCGTGTAGGTCGCCATGCCGAACACCACCAGCATCGCCAGCGTCAGCGAGCGATCCAGGATCGGGGGCGCGATGCCCAAAATGCCGACCAGCACTCCCATGACGATGGCCAGGCCCCAGGCCGGCGCCAGCGCATGGAAGCGAGCGCTGCGCGACCATCCAAAATTGCGCGGCGATACGCAGATCGCGATCGCGGCCTGCAACACGTCGCCGGCGATCCGCGACAGGCCGACGCTGATCGGGCCGAGGCTGACGGTGGACACCAGCACCAACAACGTGCCGGCAAATGCCACGCAATTGGCCACCAGGCTGAATTCGGGCCGCGCAGTCGCCGAAAATGCCGAATAGATCAGCCGCGACGGCATCATGATGGCGCTGCCGATGCCGAGGCAAACCGCGATCTTCACCGATTCATCCCAGCCCGGGCCGGACACCAGCGGCAGCAAGGTCGGCATCACCGCGGCCATGCCGATGAAGATCGGCACGATCGCCAATGAGGCGAGCGAGACCAATTCCGACACGCGACGCAGCAGCCGCGAGCGGTCCTTCTGAACCGCGGCGAACCAGGAGAATGCCAGATTGTGGCTTGTGGCGCCGATCGCGCCGCGAACCGGCTCGATCAGTCGCATCGCGACATTGACGTAACCAAGCGTGGCCAGACCATAGAATGCGCCAACCAGATAGTTGAAAGCCACATAGGTCATGCTGTCGATCACCCGATCGAGCAGCGTCAGCGTGCCATAGCGGCCCATGCCGGCCAGGTTCTTCAGCGACAGCTGCG from Rhodopseudomonas sp. BAL398 encodes the following:
- a CDS encoding oligosaccharide flippase family protein yields the protein MDTVGRLALLTVSTAICSRLLTPRDFGLAALVLTVVALGSVIVGAPFEEALAQRSVLRRVHLRAALTGSWLIGLVLVVAAVPAGYLLAHLYGEPEIATLLPVAMCSVFFSGHSDVMTGLARRLRRFNDVSAATLFGHLIGIPISVVMAMTGFGLWALIAQRLLVVIIRAVVLQWRIRIFILPQLSLKNLAGMGRYGTLTLLDRVIDSMTYVAFNYLVGAFYGLATLGYVNVAMRLIEPVRGAIGATSHNLAFSWFAAVQKDRSRLLRRVSELVSLASLAIVPIFIGMAAVMPTLLPLVSGPGWDESVKIAVCLGIGSAIMMPSRLIYSAFSATARPEFSLVANCVAFAGTLLVLVSTVSLGPISVGLSRIAGDVLQAAIAICVSPRNFGWSRSARFHALAPAWGLAIVMGVLVGILGIAPPILDRSLTLAMLVVFGMATYTVLLFVFARDDLARMIAVWPARRASHS